The DNA sequence GTTTGTCGCCCTGCATCACGTCGGCTTCGACCACCAGCGTGCGCCGGCCCGGGTGGATCACCCGGGCCGTGCACATCACCTCGCCTTCAGAGACGGCGCGGATGTAGTTGATCTTGCACTCGATGGTCGCGCTCTGCTGGTCAAAGCCGTGGGTGCTGGAACAGGCCAGCCCCATGGCGATATCGACCAGACTGAACAGCGCGCCACCGTGCAGCTTGCCGCCGCGGTTGCGCAGTTCGGGTTCCAGCACCAGGGCGACTTGCGCCACCCCGGTTTCCAGGCTGTGCAGGCGGCAGCCCAACAGCTTGAAAAACGCGCTCTCGACGAGCCCGGCCGGAATTTCCATCAGCGTTTCTTCAACTGCTTGGCGTTGGCAAACAGCGACGCCATCGCGTTATTGGCTGGAGCCGCCGGAGTGCTTTCCTTGCGCGGCGCCGAAACCTGCGACTGGCGTGGCGCCGAGCCCGGACGCGCGCCACGGGCACCGTCGATCTTCTCGCCCGGGGTGTCGCTCATGCGCATCGACAGGCCGACGCGTTTGCGCGGGATGTCGACTTCCATGACCTTCACTTTCACCACGTCACCGGCCTTCACCGCTTCGCGCGGATCCTTGATGAATTTCTCCGACAGCGCCGAAATGTGCACCAGACCGTCCTGATGCACGCCGATGTCGACGAACGCGCCGAACGCAGTCACGTTAGTCACCACACCTTCGAGGATCATCCCCAGTTGCAGGTCCTTCAGGTCCTCGACGCCTTCCTGGAACTCGGCGGTCTTGAACTCCGGACGCGGGTCGCGACCCGGTTTTTCCAGTTCCTGGAGGATGTCGGTGACGGTGGGCAGACCGAAGGTCTCGTCGGTGAATTTCTTCGGATCCAGGCGCTTGAGGAACCCGGCGTCGCCGATCAGCGAGCGGATGTCGCGGTCGGTTTCAGCGGCGATGCGCTGCACCAGCGGATAGGCTTCCGGGTGAACGGCCGAGGAATCCAGCGGGTTGTCGCCGTTCATCACGCGCAGGAAGCCGGCGGCCTGTTCGAAGGTTTTCTCGCCCAGACGCGCGACTTTCTTCAACGCAGCGCGGGTTTTGAATGCGCCGTGCTCGTCACGGTGAGTCACGATGTTCTGCGCCAGGGTCGCGTTGAGGCCGGAGATCCGCGCCAGCAGCGCCACGGAGGCGGTGTTCACGTCCACGCCCACGGCGTTCACGCAGTCCTCGACCACGGCGTCCAGGCCGCGCGCCAGTTTCAACTGCGACACGTCGTGTTGGTACTGGCCGACACCGATGGATTTCGGGTCGATTTTCACCAGCTCGGCCAGTGGATCCTGCAAGCGACGGGCGATGGACACGGCGCCACGGATCGACACGTCCAGATCCGGGAATTCCTTGGCTGCCAGCTCCGATGCCGAATACACCGATGCGCCGGCTTCGGAAACCATGACCTTGGTCATTTTCATCGCTGGGTATTTTTTGATCAGCTCGATGGCCAGTTTGTCGGTTTCACGGCTGGCGGTGCCGTTGCCGATGGCGATCAGGTCGACCGAGTGCTTGGCGCACAGGGCGGCCAGGATGGCGATGGTCTGGTCCCATTTGTTGTGCGGCACGTGCGGGTAGACCGTGGCGTGATCCAGCAGTTTGCCGGTGGAGTCGACCACCGCAACCTTGCAACCGGTACGCAGGCCCGGGTCGAGGCCCAGGGTGGCGCGCGGGCCGGCCGGGGCGGCCAGCAGCAGGTCGTGCAGGTTGTGGGCGAACACATTGATCGCTTCGGTTTCGGCGCCGTCGCGCAACTCGCCGAGCAGGTCGGTTTCCAGGTGGGTGTAGAGCTTGACCTTCCACGTCCAGCGCACCACTTCACCCAGCCATTTGTCGGCCGGACGGTTCTGGTTCTGGATGCCGACGTGCTGGCCGATCATGCCTTCGCACGGATGCAGGGTGCCCGGCAGCTCTTCGCCGACTTTCAGCGCGGAGCTGAGGATGCCTTCGTTGCGGCCACGGAAAATCGCCAGCGCGCGGTGTGACGGCATGCTTTTCAGCGGTTCGTCGTGTTCGAAGTAGTCGCGGAACTTGGCGCCTTCCTCTTCCTTGCCGGCGATCACGCGGGCACTGAGGGTGGCTTCCTGCTTCAGGTAGGTGCGCAGTTTTTCCAGCAGGTTGGCGTCTTCGGCGAAGCGCTCCATGAGGATGTACTTGGCGCCTTCCAGCGCTGCCTTGGCGTCGGCCACGCCTTTTTCGGCGTCGACGAAGCGCGCGGCTTCGGCTTCCGGGGCCAGTGACGGGTCGTTGAACAGACCGTCGGCCAGTTCGCCGAGGCCGGCTTCCAGGGCGATCTGGCCCTTGGTGCGGCGCTTCTGCTTGTATGGCAGGTACAAGTCTTCGAGGCGGGTCTTGGTGTCGGCGAGTTTGATTTCGCGTTCCAGCTCAGGGGTGAGTTTGCCCTGCTCCTGAATGCTGGAAAGAATGCTGATGCGCCGTTCGTCGAGTTCTCGCAGGTAGCGCAGACGCTCTTCCAGATGACGCAGCTGGGTGTCATCGAGGCTGCCGGTCACTTCTTTCCGGTAACGGGCGATGAAGGGAACGGTAGAGCCTTCATCGAGTAGCGCGACGGCCGCTTCGACCTGTTGTGGGCGTACGCCGAGTTCCTCGGCGATGCGGCTGTTGATGCTGTCCATAAAACCACCTGACAAATTGTGAAAGCAGGCTCGCAGGCACGTAAATGAAGGCCCGGAGTCTGGTGGGGCGGCTTGATGCTGGCCGCTGCCTGGGTCAAAAGGCATCCCGTTGACCCGTGAAATCGAACAATTACTGCGGCGCCCATGAAAATAAAGGACGGCCACCTGCGGTAACGATTCAGACGTTGCCTGACACAAAAGGCCGCGCATTATAACCAGCGTTCTGTCATTCGGGGGCGACGCAGTCTGTAGGCACAAGCCCCGGTTTTCTGGCAGTGAAGGAAAAATCTGCTAACAATGCACACGGTGCGTATAACGGCAGCTACGCCATAATGCGCGCCGAGCTAAAAGGAGCATCCAATGAGCAGCACTGCACAAACTGCTGAAGGCGAAAAAATTCTCATCGTTGACGACGATCCGGGGCTGAGCAGCCTGCTGGAACGCTTTTTCGTCAGCAAGGGCTACCGCGCCCGCGCCGTACCGAATACCGAGCAGATGGACCGTCTGCTGTCGCGTGAAGTGTTCAACCTGGTCGTCCTCGACCTGATGCTGCCGGGCGAAGACGGCCTGACCGCTTGCCGCCGCCTGCGTGGCGCGAACAATCAGATTCCGATCATCATGCTCACCGCCAAGGGCGACGAGCTGAGCCGTATCAAGGGCCTGGAACTGGGCGCCGACGATTACCTGGCCAAGCCGTTCAACCCGGACGAGCTGATGGCTCGCGTCAAGGCCGTGCTGCGCCGTCAGGCCGCACCGGTGCCGGGCGCGCCGGGCAGTGAAGAAGAAAACGTCACGTTCGGCGACTACGTGCTGTCCCTGGCTACCCGCGAACTCAAGCGCGGCGAAGAAGTGCACATGCTCACCACCGGTGAGTTTGCGGTACTCAAGGCTCTGGTGATGAACGCCCGTCAGCCGCTGACCCGCGACAAGCTGATGAACCTGGCCCGTGGCCGTGAGTGGGATGCCCTGGAGCGTTCCATCGACGTGCAGATTTCCCGTCTGCGCCGGATGATCGAACCTGACCCGTCCAAGCCGCGCTACATCCAGACTGTCTGGGGTGTCGGCTACGTGTTTGTGCCGGATGGCAACTCCACCAAGTGATGGGTGATTTGTAGGAGCGAGTCTGCGCGAAACGGTCGGAAACGCCGTCTGCGCAGACTCGCAATCCGCAATATGCGAGCATTGCTCGCTCCTGCAAGTGTGTAGCGGTTATCCATGAAAACCCCCGTCTGGTTTCCCCAAAGTTTCTTCTCCCGCACCCTTTGGCTGGTGCTCATCGTCGTATTGTTTTCCAAGGCATTGACCCTGGTTTATCTGTTGATGAACGAGGACGTGCTGGTGGACCGCCAATACAGCCACGGCGTCGCCCTGACGCTGCGCGCCTATTGGGCCGCCGACGAAGAGAACCGCGCGAAAATCGCCGATGCCGCGACCCTGATCCGGGTGGTCGGTGCCGGTGTGCCGGAAGGCGAGCAGCACTGGCCGTACAGTGAAATCTATCAGCGACAGATGCAGGCGGAGCTGGGGGCCGACACTGAAGTGCGCTTGCGCATGCACTCGCCGCCAGCCCTGTGGGTTCGCGCGCCGAGTCTTGGTGACGGCTGGCTGAAAGTGCCGCTGTATCCACACCCGTTGCGTGGCCAGAAAATCTGGAACGTACTCGGCTGGTTCCTGGCGATCGGGTTGTTGTCCACGGCGTCTGCGTGGATTTTCGTCAGTCAGCTCAACCAGCCATTGAAGCGTCTGGTCTTCGCCGCCCGGCAACTCGGTCAGGGCCGCAGCGTACGCTTGCCGATCAGCGACACTCCCAGCGAGATGGCCGAGGTCTATCGTGCCTTCAACCAGATGGCCGAAGATGTCGAGCAGGCCGGTCGCGAACGTGAGCTGATGCTGGCCGGGGTGTCCCATGACCTGCGTACGCCGCTGACGCGCTTGCGCCTGTCGCTGGAATTGATGGGGGACCGCACGGATCTGACCAACGATATGGTGCGCGATATCGAAGACATGGATGCGATTCTCGACCAGTTCCTCGCGTTCATTCGCGATGGTCGGGACGAGTCGGTGGAGGAGGTGGATCTCAGTGATCTGGTGCGTGAAGTCGCGACGCCGTACAACCAGAGTGAAGAGAAAGTGCGTCTGCGCCTGGAGCCGATCCAGCCGTTCCCGTTGCGTCGGGTGTCGATGAAGCGTTTGCTGAACAACCTGATTGGCAACGCATTGAATCATGCCGGCGGCAGCGTGGACGTCGCGGCCTATGTGTCTGGCGACACCAGTGCACCGTACGTGGTGCTGAGCGTGATGGACCGTGGGGCGGGGATCGCCCCATCGGAGCTGGAGGCGATTTTCAACCCGTTCACCCGAGGGGATCGGGCGCGGGGCGGGAAGGGTACCGGGCTGGGTCTGGCGATCGTGAAGCGGATCGCTTCGATGCACGGCGGCAATGTTGAACTGCGCAATCGCTCCGGTGGCGGGCTGGAGGCGCGGGTTCGGTTGCCGTTGGGGCTGATGCTGCCGCGGGACGCGGTTTGATTTTCAGGCGGCCTTGCGGCCGCCTGATTCAAGGTTCAACCCTTGCCCTTGGTGCGGGTCATGTTCGGCCCGCCATTCTTCTCAAGGTGTTCGATGATGATTCCCGCCACGTTCTTGCCCGTGGTGGTTTCGATCCCTTCCAGACCCGGTGACGAGTTCACCTCCATCACCAGCGGCCCGTGGTTGGAGCGCAGGATATCCACACCCGCTACCGCCAGCCCCATGACCTTGGCTGCACGCAGCGCGGTCATGCGTTCTTCTGGCGTGATCTTGATCAGGCTGGCGCTGCCGCCCCGGTGCAGGTTGGAGCGGAACTCGCCGGGTTTGGCCTGACGTTTCATCGCCGCGATCACCTTGTCGCCGACCACGAAACAGCGGATGTCCGCGCCGCCGGCCTCCTTGATGTATTCCTGCACCATGATGTTCTGCTTCAGGCCCATGAACGCCTCGATCACCGACTCCGCCGCCGTCGCGGTTTCGCACAGCACCACGCCGATGCCCTGGGTGCCTTCCAGCACCTTGATCACCAGCGGCGCGCCGTTGACCATGTCGATCAGATCGGGAATGTCGTCCGGCGAGTGGGCGAAACCGGTCACCGGCAAACCGATGCCCCGGCGTGACAAAAGCTGCAACGAACGCAGCTTGTCCCGCGAACGGGCGATGGCTACCGATTCGTTGAGCGGAAACACCCCCATCATTTCGAACTGACGCAACACCGCGCAGCCATAAAACGTCACCGACGCGCCGATTCGCGGGATCACCGCATCGAAACCCTCCAGCGGCTTGCCGCGGTAATGGATCTGCGGCTTGTGGCTGGCAATGTTCATATAGGCGCGCAAGGTGTCGATCACCACCATTTCATGCCCGCGCTCGGTTCCGGCTTCGACCAGACGGCGGGTGGAATACAGACGCGGGTTCCGCGACAGCACAGCGATCTTCATGCAACACCTGTGGAGGAGGTAGATACCGGGAACACCGGCTTGTCTTGTACATATTTGATGCCCGGATTGACCACCAGCTGGCCGTCGATCAGGGCTTTGGAACCGAGCAACAGGCGATAGCGCATGGACTTGCGGCAGGCCAGGGTGAACTCGATCGGCCAGACCCGATCACCCAAGGCCAGGGTGGTGGTGATCACGTAGCGCACCTGGGCCTGGCCATTCGAACTCTTGATGGTTTTGCGGGCAACCAGCGGTGCTTCGCAGCGTCGATGGCGCAACTGCACGACGGTGCCCAGGTGCGCGGTGAAGCGCACCCACTTCTCGCCGTCGCGTTCGAACGGCTCGATGTCGGTGGCATGCAGGCTCGAGGTACTGGCGCCAGTGTCGATTTTTGCCCGAAGGCCGGCGACTCCCAGATCCGGAAGCGCCACCCACTCGCGCAGACCGATAACGGTCAAATGGTCAAATGTCTTCAATGGAAAAAACCAACAATTAACGCGTCCACGCTTCAGGGGACACCTGGGCCAACGCTTTGAATGCGGGTTTGGCGAACCAGTAACCCTGCATCAGAAATATTCCGCAGTCCGCCAGGAAATCACGTTCACCAGCGCTCTCTATGCCTTCGGCGATGACTGTAACGTTCAACTCCGCACAGATTGTGACAATCCCCCGAACGATAGCCTGACGAACACGGTCACGATCGATATCGCGTATCAGCGCCATGTCGAGTTTGATCAGGTCCGGTTGGAAATCGGCCAGCAGATTGAGCCCCGAATAGCCGGCACCGAAATCGTCGATGGCCGTCTTGAAGCCGAATTCGCGGTATTCACGCAGAATATTGGTCAAATGGCGATAGTTATCTACGTGCTCGCTTTCCAGCGTTTCGAAAATCAGCCGGTCGATCGGGAAATTGTGTTTCCTGGCGGCCTCCAGGGTGCTGCGAATGCATAACTCTGGACGATAGACGGCGTTGGGCATGAAGTTGATCGACAAGTGTGTCTGCATATTAAGCTCGGCCGCGCCTTCGATGGCGCGAGTCCGGCAGAGCTGGTCGAAACGGTAGCGGTTATCTTCTGTAACCAGATCCAACACCGTTAATGCACCTTCACCGGCCGTACCACGGACCAATGCCTCGTAGGCGTAAACCGACTCGTCACGCAGGTCCACGATGGGCTGGTACGCGAAGGAAAAATCGAAGCCCAGCGGCTCGCTTTGCTGGCAGCCCTGGCACCCGGATTTGGGCGAGGTCAATGAAGACGGAAATTTGGTCACTCGATCACTCCATGCCGCTGAACCGGCGAAGATCACAGTTTATCTGGAGGGCCGGGTTCTTGCGCCCGACAGAATCGGTAGTACAGTTCCGACTACTGGCTGAACGAGGAATTCATATGGCACAAAAAAGCGAAGAAGACGACAAGGTCCGTCTCGACAAGTGGCTGTGGGCCGCGCGGTTTTTCAAGACTCGCGCCTTGGCCAAGGCTGCCATCGAGAGTGGCAAAGTGCATTGTCGGGGAGAGCGCTGCAAGCCTGGAAAAGAGCCGCGCATTGGCGATGAATTCGAGATTCGCGCCGGCTTCGACGAGAAGACCGTTGTGGTTCAGGCCTTGTCGATCGTGCGTCGCGGCGCACCTGAGGCGCAGACACTGTATGCCGAGACCGAGGCGAGTATTGCCAAACGTGAAGCGGCTGCGGCGATGCGCAAGGCGGGCGCTCTGGGCGTGACCACCGATGGCAAACCGAGCAAGAAGCAGCGTCGGGATCTGTTCAAATTTCGTGGGAACAGTAGCGTCGAATAAAAAACGCAGCCTGCCGGCCTGGGTTCAAGACCCGCCGGAGGCTGCT is a window from the Pseudomonas gozinkensis genome containing:
- a CDS encoding PaaI family thioesterase encodes the protein MEIPAGLVESAFFKLLGCRLHSLETGVAQVALVLEPELRNRGGKLHGGALFSLVDIAMGLACSSTHGFDQQSATIECKINYIRAVSEGEVMCTARVIHPGRRTLVVEADVMQGDKLVAKAQGTFAVL
- a CDS encoding Tex family protein, coding for MDSINSRIAEELGVRPQQVEAAVALLDEGSTVPFIARYRKEVTGSLDDTQLRHLEERLRYLRELDERRISILSSIQEQGKLTPELEREIKLADTKTRLEDLYLPYKQKRRTKGQIALEAGLGELADGLFNDPSLAPEAEAARFVDAEKGVADAKAALEGAKYILMERFAEDANLLEKLRTYLKQEATLSARVIAGKEEEGAKFRDYFEHDEPLKSMPSHRALAIFRGRNEGILSSALKVGEELPGTLHPCEGMIGQHVGIQNQNRPADKWLGEVVRWTWKVKLYTHLETDLLGELRDGAETEAINVFAHNLHDLLLAAPAGPRATLGLDPGLRTGCKVAVVDSTGKLLDHATVYPHVPHNKWDQTIAILAALCAKHSVDLIAIGNGTASRETDKLAIELIKKYPAMKMTKVMVSEAGASVYSASELAAKEFPDLDVSIRGAVSIARRLQDPLAELVKIDPKSIGVGQYQHDVSQLKLARGLDAVVEDCVNAVGVDVNTASVALLARISGLNATLAQNIVTHRDEHGAFKTRAALKKVARLGEKTFEQAAGFLRVMNGDNPLDSSAVHPEAYPLVQRIAAETDRDIRSLIGDAGFLKRLDPKKFTDETFGLPTVTDILQELEKPGRDPRPEFKTAEFQEGVEDLKDLQLGMILEGVVTNVTAFGAFVDIGVHQDGLVHISALSEKFIKDPREAVKAGDVVKVKVMEVDIPRKRVGLSMRMSDTPGEKIDGARGARPGSAPRQSQVSAPRKESTPAAPANNAMASLFANAKQLKKR
- the ompR gene encoding two-component system response regulator OmpR; translated protein: MSSTAQTAEGEKILIVDDDPGLSSLLERFFVSKGYRARAVPNTEQMDRLLSREVFNLVVLDLMLPGEDGLTACRRLRGANNQIPIIMLTAKGDELSRIKGLELGADDYLAKPFNPDELMARVKAVLRRQAAPVPGAPGSEEENVTFGDYVLSLATRELKRGEEVHMLTTGEFAVLKALVMNARQPLTRDKLMNLARGREWDALERSIDVQISRLRRMIEPDPSKPRYIQTVWGVGYVFVPDGNSTK
- a CDS encoding ATP-binding protein, with amino-acid sequence MKTPVWFPQSFFSRTLWLVLIVVLFSKALTLVYLLMNEDVLVDRQYSHGVALTLRAYWAADEENRAKIADAATLIRVVGAGVPEGEQHWPYSEIYQRQMQAELGADTEVRLRMHSPPALWVRAPSLGDGWLKVPLYPHPLRGQKIWNVLGWFLAIGLLSTASAWIFVSQLNQPLKRLVFAARQLGQGRSVRLPISDTPSEMAEVYRAFNQMAEDVEQAGRERELMLAGVSHDLRTPLTRLRLSLELMGDRTDLTNDMVRDIEDMDAILDQFLAFIRDGRDESVEEVDLSDLVREVATPYNQSEEKVRLRLEPIQPFPLRRVSMKRLLNNLIGNALNHAGGSVDVAAYVSGDTSAPYVVLSVMDRGAGIAPSELEAIFNPFTRGDRARGGKGTGLGLAIVKRIASMHGGNVELRNRSGGGLEARVRLPLGLMLPRDAV
- the rimK gene encoding 30S ribosomal protein S6--L-glutamate ligase, which gives rise to MKIAVLSRNPRLYSTRRLVEAGTERGHEMVVIDTLRAYMNIASHKPQIHYRGKPLEGFDAVIPRIGASVTFYGCAVLRQFEMMGVFPLNESVAIARSRDKLRSLQLLSRRGIGLPVTGFAHSPDDIPDLIDMVNGAPLVIKVLEGTQGIGVVLCETATAAESVIEAFMGLKQNIMVQEYIKEAGGADIRCFVVGDKVIAAMKRQAKPGEFRSNLHRGGSASLIKITPEERMTALRAAKVMGLAVAGVDILRSNHGPLVMEVNSSPGLEGIETTTGKNVAGIIIEHLEKNGGPNMTRTKGKG
- a CDS encoding ATP-dependent zinc protease, whose translation is MREWVALPDLGVAGLRAKIDTGASTSSLHATDIEPFERDGEKWVRFTAHLGTVVQLRHRRCEAPLVARKTIKSSNGQAQVRYVITTTLALGDRVWPIEFTLACRKSMRYRLLLGSKALIDGQLVVNPGIKYVQDKPVFPVSTSSTGVA
- a CDS encoding EAL domain-containing protein is translated as MTKFPSSLTSPKSGCQGCQQSEPLGFDFSFAYQPIVDLRDESVYAYEALVRGTAGEGALTVLDLVTEDNRYRFDQLCRTRAIEGAAELNMQTHLSINFMPNAVYRPELCIRSTLEAARKHNFPIDRLIFETLESEHVDNYRHLTNILREYREFGFKTAIDDFGAGYSGLNLLADFQPDLIKLDMALIRDIDRDRVRQAIVRGIVTICAELNVTVIAEGIESAGERDFLADCGIFLMQGYWFAKPAFKALAQVSPEAWTR
- a CDS encoding RNA-binding S4 domain-containing protein — protein: MAQKSEEDDKVRLDKWLWAARFFKTRALAKAAIESGKVHCRGERCKPGKEPRIGDEFEIRAGFDEKTVVVQALSIVRRGAPEAQTLYAETEASIAKREAAAAMRKAGALGVTTDGKPSKKQRRDLFKFRGNSSVE